One genomic region from Argentina anserina chromosome 2, drPotAnse1.1, whole genome shotgun sequence encodes:
- the LOC126805575 gene encoding ER lumen protein-retaining receptor, giving the protein MNIFRLAGDMTHLASVLVLLLKIHTIKSCAGVSLKTQELYSLVFVTRYLDIFTDFISLYNTVMKLIFLGSSFSIVWYIRQHRVVRRSYDRDQDTFRHLFLLGPCLLLALIFNEKFTFKEVMWSFSLFLEAVAILPQLVLLQRTRNIDNLTGQYVFLLGAYRALYILNWIYRYFTEPHYVHWTPWIAGIVQTLLYADFFYYYFHSWKNNQKLQIPA; this is encoded by the exons ATGAACATATTCAGATTAGCGGGTGACATGACCCATCTCGCCAGCGTCCTCGTCTTGCTCCTCAAGATCCACACCATCAAATCCTGTGCTG GTGTTTCATTGAAGACTCAAGAGCTCTACTCCCTTGTTTTTGTCACGCGCTACTTGGACATCTTCACTGATTTCATATCTTTATATAATACTGTCATGAAGCTGATATTCTTGGGGAGCTCTTTCTCGATTGTTTGGTACATTAGGCAGCACAGGGTTGTGCGCAGGTCTTATGATAGAGACCAAGACACCTTCCGCCACTTATTCCTACTGGGACCATGTCTGCTTTTGGCTCTTATATTCAATGAGAAGTTCACTTTTAAGGAG GTCATGTGgtcattttcattatttttagaAGCCGTGGCCATCCTTCCTCAGCTTGTGTTGTTGCAGAGAACGAGAAATATTGACAACTTGACAGGGCAATACGTCTTCCTCCTTGG TGCATATCGAGCATTATACATCCTCAACTGGATTTACCGCTACTTCACTGAACCACACTACGTCCATTGGACAC CATGGATTGCTGGGATTGTTCAAACACTGCTTTATGCCGACTTCTTCTACTATTACTTCCACAG TTGGAAAAACAACCAGAAGCTTCAGATACCTGCTTGA
- the LOC126781934 gene encoding small ubiquitin-related modifier 1-like: protein MSGTTGGAPEEDKKPSDQSAHINLKVKGQDGNEVFFRIKHSTQLKKLMNAYCDRQSVDMNSIAFLFDGRRLRPEQTPDELEMEDGDEIDAMLHQTGGGCA from the exons ATGTCAGGAACAACAGGAGGAGCCCCTGAGGAAGATAAGAAGCCTAGTGATCAGTCTGCCCACATTAACCTCAAAGTGAAGGGTCAG GATGGTAATGAGGTGTTCTTCAGGATCAAACATAGTACCCAGCTGAAGAAACTCATGAATGCTTATTGTGATAGGCAGTCTGTGGACATGAACTCTATTGCATTCTTGTTTGATGGACGCAGACTTCGACCAGAGCAGACCCCGGATGAG CTCGAGATGGAAGATGGCGATGAGATTGATGCAATGCTGCACCAAACTGGAGGAGGGTGCGCATGA